Genomic window (Carassius carassius chromosome 36, fCarCar2.1, whole genome shotgun sequence):
AGGTCAAAAGAAAAAAGTTGAAGGGGTTCTTAAGAGCATCTATTCATTTACTATATGTTTCAAACGTTAGTGAACGCAAAAATGAGATAAGGctataaatgaatcaaggaactGAACAAAAGTTGCACGAAATAGAAATACAGCCGCTTAAGCGCTTTCCAAGAACTGTCattatttaagattttattatgacacacacatcacatataaacaaaaacacaaataaacaaaacacttaAAAGTTTCCCCTCGaacatagaaaatatttatatataatatttgatgtATAGCAAATGAAAGATCCTGCTAATAAAGGGCATGTAGCTATTGCAAGGAGGCTTGGTTAAAAACATGAAACCAAGATAGGCTATGTCTTTTTTATTTCTCCTTCCATTTTTTCTTTGTGATATCTAGCAAAAATTAAGCCGAGCCACACTCAAGCAATTGCCAAACCAAATTATTCCTTCCCAAGTAATTCGTAGCTTCATGCTTCAACCGCTAGAGGTCCAAAACATAACTTTAGTCTCACTGCGCTTATATGTGACAAAATACAATTTCGATTGCGCAAGTTGGATTAAACAGAAAAAATGTAGATATAAGCCAGATTGTCCAAAATAAACTCACATTAAACACACGCAAGGGTCAAAGTATGACTTTTGTTGTGCATAGCACAACACAAAGGCTGCGCCTCGGAATGTCAAATTATAAGTTCTTTATTGCAGGAATTGTTTGTATCTGTCTGTAATAAAAAGAGAATTTATTTGCAAGATTATTTGCATTTCATCCTGCAAAATCTCAAGATTTCCCGCTCATGATATCTATGTGCTCTGCTCAAAAATTCATCAgaacttttactgtctatggaactGACTGCAGAACTATACGACCATTTGTAAAGAACAGGCCTTTTGGTGCCATCTGCAGGACAGAGATTATAATAGCACTAATTGTGCAAGGAAAAGGAGCGTAAAATTCGGGAAGCCCGTCTGCAGATCGGGGCGGGGCGACCCACTCTGGTTTGTTTCATATGAATATGTAACCGTATGCTTCTGTCTGCGTTGTGTTCGTTACACATACACGATGGGAcgtgtgtgcgtagttggtgtagggtGGAGTATGTGCAGTTTTAGCCTTCATTATAATGCAGTTGTTTATTGTAAACTTGACTCTCTATGTCGGTTTTATTGAATCACCAGATGTTAGCTGTTGCAAGTTTAATCTTATTGAATcattgggacattctaaaacgcttaaagTAAAAGTACGTGGCTTAATGCATTATGGTGTTTTAAAAAGAACAAACTCAGTAAAGACATAATTGTGTTTTCTTACATTCAGAAGTAGTGTATAGTGATGCAGAATTTTACACATGCACATGTCTCCCGCCACTATCTATCAGCTGCAGAGAGGGGTAATTGTAAAATTCTCCATCACTATACACTTATTATGAATTTCAGTTCAGTATTATTAAAAAGAATGACAAAAAGTCACAAGTGGTGTGTATTCAAAGCATTCAAGTTTAATTTGTCAAAAGTACAGATAAATTTGGCACATATAATCAAATTGACAATAAATATGGACAGAGGTAATGTAGCAGGCAGTCTTAAAGCAGACTGATACAGTCAGCAGAAGTCTCCCTGGGAGCAGTAATGTTCATTTTAAGTTGCCTCAAagtcactttctttcttttcttaacGGGTTGAAAAAGGGATGTCCAATGGCCTGCTCCAGGGTGATTCGTTCGGAAGAATCATACTCCATCATCTTCTGCAGCAGGTCAAAAAGCAGCTCATGCTCCAGGGTTTTAGAGGACATGTATTGCTGAGTAAGGAGCAGAGATTCAACTATATTATTTTCATCAAGGCAAACCAAACAGAAATGTGTCTCATCAACATACTGGCATCAGTACATCTCCAAAATTAGTAGTCCACAAGACTTTTAATTAAGTATTAAACATACAGCACAGTTACTGGAGGAAAAATTAAAGACCACTGGAATGGATCACCAAAAAACAACCATAATTTCAGAGAAAAACATTCAGTATTTTCATTCCAaatcttttaacattttgtacAAGTGTTTACAAATAGTACAAAGTGATCAAAACAACCTTGAGGATATAACTATTATAAACTGGTTTACATGAATAAAGCTTTTTATTAACATTCAGTATAATGTTAATAAGCGGTTCAATGTTTAGTCAACAGGATCATGACATCTTTACCTTTAGAGGTTTACAGTGTTTCCTCACGTATCTCCCTGCTGAGCTGTGCTCATCCCAGTCCAATTTGTCATGATGCACATAACGCCGCTTCCTGAAAATGAAGCAGTTATGCATTAGCCAAAGACAGGCCATGACAAATCTAAAGACCTCTCATATTACTGATCATGTAAGAAACAAGTGACAAACGCCTAGTCTCAAGTTATGATACTGCACCTGGTTTTCTGAAGCAGGTGTGCAGGTATGGGGCCTAGAACCCTCTCCATCATTGCCAGATGCTCCTTACTGTCATGAGTCTGAAAAGAGGGAGTTTTTGtaagcattttgcatttaaaatcaaGACATAAGGCATTTAGTAGAATAATAAAAGTCAGTATGTGTGAATTTGCACCTGAAATAACGTTAATCCCAGATAGAACTCAATCAGGATACAGCCCAAACTCCACACGTCACATGCCTGGTTCCAGCCAAGTTCTGCCAGCAGAGATTTTGCAATGTTCAAAATCATGAACATGTTTTAGTGgataaacaacagcaaaaataatagTGCAAACTGTACCCAATATAACTTCCGGAGCTCTGTAGTGGCGTGTTGACACCACAGACGTGTGGTGCTCGTGGTCATGGGTAGCATTGCCAAAGTCCACAACTTTCACATCCAACCTCTTCATGGTCCTCTCATCACGCTTCTGTTATACATTGATTGAATATTAATTGGCATCATCCTCTCTTAACTATAAACGAACATTTGCTTTCTTACAGACATATACTACTGCTCCAAGGTTAGGGGTCAATGCGGTTTGATATTTCCTTGGAAATCATAATACATATTTTAGGATTCCTTAAATAAGAATGAATAAGAGACTCAAAAGAACGGAATTTCTTTTGTAGTACAttgataaatttaatgtgtccttggcattaatttactgaccccaaacttttgatttaTAGTAGATGACATTTTATTACGCTGTAGCTTACCATCTTGGAGTTGTATTTAATGTCGTAGTTGGACTCCACAAACAGAATGTTTTCAGGCTTAAGGTCAGTGTGTGTCAACTTATTTTGATGGAGAactaatggcaaaaaaaaaaagaagtgatttatatatatttagacatgATAAATAACAGCGATTTGTAGCACTGAAGCTTTTGTAGTAACAATTATGCATCTATACTCACACTGCACAGCTCTAAATATCTGGTCTGCCATGCATCTGATCTGGTTCAGTGAGAAGGGCATGAATCCATTCTCCTTCAGGAAGTCATACGTGCTCAGTCCCAGCAGCTCAAACACTATGCAGATGTGGCCATGGTGATCAAACCAGTCCAGCATCCGGACACAAGCACTGCAAAAACACACAAGCCAGTCATTACACCCAAAATCCTTGTATATTTACAAGTATTTTTTTACCCTGAAGTCAAACACTCACAATCTCTTTTCCTCATCAAGCGAGTTTATCCGCTCAAGAACATCAACCTCTGACAAGGCTGCCTCACGGTAGCGCTCAatatttttgatgattttcaGCGCCACTCGTGCATTACTTCTGCAGACAAAAGTAGGTACTTTACATGCACTAATTTTCAGAAATTCTAAATAATACAAACCAATTTCAGATtcggaatgttttttttttttatgaagcctaaagtttgcattttttCCGCGTCACATTGTGCATTTACGTATTCCAAACAAAACTTCAGAGCATGTACAATGCCCAGTTATTGCATTGAGAACTGAAGAAAACCACCAAGCTACCTAAAGTATAACTGCCatttttagtaaatattttgTCAATATTCTGTCTATTCCACTGGCAAGTTTgcaagatttaaataaaaatgtgtacgtGTTCGCATGTTAGTTAGAagtaaaacatatgtaaaataagACCTTATTGTAAAAGGTCTCTGGTAAACATAGGAAACATGGCATATACACAAGTTATTTTTGAATTCACTTGAAAagacatatttaaacatttacgtGCTCAGCTTTTAGTCATATTGAGCTCAATTGGCTCAACGTTATTTACATGGATGCTTTTCAATCCGATTGAGCCATCAATCCAATGATTTGGTT
Coding sequences:
- the LOC132117360 gene encoding dual specificity protein kinase CLK4-like isoform X2, with amino-acid sequence MLDWFDHHGHICIVFELLGLSTYDFLKENGFMPFSLNQIRCMADQIFRAVQFLHQNKLTHTDLKPENILFVESNYDIKYNSKMKRDERTMKRLDVKVVDFGNATHDHEHHTSVVSTRHYRAPEVILELGWNQACDVWSLGCILIEFYLGLTLFQTHDSKEHLAMMERVLGPIPAHLLQKTRKRRYVHHDKLDWDEHSSAGRYVRKHCKPLKQYMSSKTLEHELLFDLLQKMMEYDSSERITLEQAIGHPFFNPLRKERK
- the LOC132117360 gene encoding dual specificity protein kinase CLK4-like isoform X1 → MRRSKRMRSPDGWIAEYSWEERVEVHKRPKRSSRSGERETHHYKTYERCHISSKRLECRERRAREASLEHGSYKGRVDPVREMEREKDGNHCSQSSTHRGHSSRSSRERQRSRQRSPRSDSRSHRRKRTKSIEDDEEGHLVYHNGDMLRARYEIIGTLGEGAFGKVVECLDHSKSNARVALKIIKNIERYREAALSEVDVLERINSLDEEKRFACVRMLDWFDHHGHICIVFELLGLSTYDFLKENGFMPFSLNQIRCMADQIFRAVQFLHQNKLTHTDLKPENILFVESNYDIKYNSKMKRDERTMKRLDVKVVDFGNATHDHEHHTSVVSTRHYRAPEVILELGWNQACDVWSLGCILIEFYLGLTLFQTHDSKEHLAMMERVLGPIPAHLLQKTRKRRYVHHDKLDWDEHSSAGRYVRKHCKPLKQYMSSKTLEHELLFDLLQKMMEYDSSERITLEQAIGHPFFNPLRKERK